One region of Parafrankia discariae genomic DNA includes:
- a CDS encoding TetR/AcrR family transcriptional regulator, with product MAGSERADAARNRAAILAAAADLFDRDGAEQVSMNDIARAAGVGKGTLFRRFGDRTALIEAVLYPRVAAMLARVEHGPPPLGPGGEPVAALHAYLDSLLDFVWTNRTLIRALEHHGPRAYYSNPSSRYWIGELDRRLAAVRPGENTDYLAHVLFTALRADVVDYLVSGRQMDPERVRTGLHRLAGS from the coding sequence GTGGCCGGTTCCGAGCGCGCCGACGCCGCCCGCAACCGGGCCGCGATCCTCGCGGCCGCGGCGGACCTGTTCGACCGCGACGGCGCCGAGCAGGTGTCGATGAACGACATCGCCCGGGCCGCGGGGGTCGGCAAGGGCACCCTTTTCCGCCGTTTCGGCGACCGCACCGCGCTGATCGAGGCCGTCCTGTACCCGCGGGTGGCCGCGATGCTGGCCCGCGTCGAGCACGGGCCTCCCCCGCTCGGCCCCGGCGGGGAGCCCGTCGCCGCGCTGCACGCCTACCTCGACTCCCTGCTCGACTTCGTCTGGACGAACCGCACCCTGATCCGCGCGCTCGAGCACCACGGCCCGCGCGCCTACTACTCCAACCCGTCCAGCCGGTACTGGATCGGCGAGCTCGACCGGCGCCTGGCCGCCGTGCGCCCGGGCGAGAACACCGACTATTTGGCGCACGTGCTGTTCACCGCTCTGCGGGCCGACGTCGTCGACTATCTCGTCTCCGGCCGCCAGATGGACCCCGAGCGGGTCCGCACCGGCCTGCACCGCCTCGCCGGCAGCTGA
- a CDS encoding SDR family NAD(P)-dependent oxidoreductase has protein sequence MTNEFLNLNGRIVIVSGAGGGGIGTAVASTVARAGATVLAVSRSQENLDTHIGPLVKEGLPVVPVAADASTDEGIATVLNAASRTEGDLYGLVNVAGGADPATWMPATRVTREDWRALFTQNLETMFFFSQAVAAELKSQGRPGSIVSVSSISGMNTAPFHIAYGTAKAGVVAATRTLAVELAGNDIRVNAVAPGVTATPSSGAYVDADPDRDRRAITAGRRGRPEEQAGAILFLLSDLSSYITGQTILVDGGLNLRWTHLGADNTSLFLKDEEFRASLLR, from the coding sequence ATGACGAACGAGTTCCTCAACCTGAACGGGCGCATCGTCATCGTCTCCGGCGCCGGCGGTGGCGGCATCGGGACCGCGGTGGCGAGCACCGTGGCCCGGGCCGGGGCGACCGTGCTCGCGGTGAGCCGCTCCCAGGAGAACCTCGACACGCACATCGGGCCGCTGGTGAAGGAGGGGCTGCCGGTCGTGCCGGTCGCGGCGGACGCCTCGACCGACGAGGGCATCGCGACGGTGCTGAACGCGGCCTCGCGGACGGAAGGCGACCTGTACGGGCTGGTCAACGTCGCCGGCGGGGCCGACCCCGCGACGTGGATGCCCGCGACCCGGGTGACCCGGGAGGACTGGCGCGCGCTGTTCACCCAGAACCTCGAGACGATGTTCTTCTTCAGCCAGGCGGTCGCCGCCGAGCTCAAGTCGCAGGGCCGCCCGGGGTCGATCGTGTCGGTCTCCTCGATCAGCGGCATGAACACGGCGCCGTTCCACATCGCCTACGGCACCGCCAAGGCGGGGGTGGTGGCGGCGACGCGCACGCTGGCCGTCGAGCTCGCCGGCAACGACATCCGGGTGAACGCCGTGGCACCCGGGGTGACCGCGACCCCGTCGTCGGGCGCGTACGTGGACGCCGACCCGGACCGCGACCGCCGCGCCATCACCGCTGGCCGCCGCGGCCGCCCGGAGGAGCAGGCCGGAGCGATCCTGTTCCTCCTCTCGGACCTGTCCTCCTACATCACCGGACAGACGATTCTGGTGGACGGCGGCCTGAACCTCAGATGGACCCATCTGGGCGCCGACAACACGTCCCTTTTCCTGAAGGACGAGGAGTTCCGCGCGTCCCTCCTGCGCTGA
- a CDS encoding SMP-30/gluconolactonase/LRE family protein, with product MVSQGARYSAASIGLAEGWSLDRLTSPSRLFGANGLRTGPDGRVYVAQVTGSQISALDVATGQLETISAKGGEIIAPDDVAFGPQGDLYATEVMDGRVSVRGADGTTRVLRDDLPSVNGITVHQGRLFVNECRVGGRLMELDLAGGAPRVLVEELAMPNAMEVGPDGLLYYPVMGTNDIWRIDPEGGEPQRVVGDLGVPDSVKFDPEGFIVSTQVATGEVLRINPRNGERTVLATLTPGLDNCTFVGDRLFVSNFTGSITEILGGGATRETLPGGLNWPLDLTVGEDGDLYIADGTYFYRLSPGGRPETLGMLFSPGYPGFVRGVTAVGAGEFVVTTSGGQVTRYRPASAESEVLADELDQLYGVAVAPGGDIVAAEFGKGRVLSIRSGRVEELASGLNDPLGVAFGADGTLFVSESGAGRVVTISGFRVDTAVDGLVQPQGILVRGGQLLIVDAGTKQLISVDLGTGARQTIARDLPVGAPPGVTPKPLRGLPPFSGPQGPFAGIAAGPDGTIYLSADAEGSVLALRREA from the coding sequence ATGGTGTCGCAAGGGGCGCGCTACAGCGCCGCATCCATCGGCCTCGCCGAAGGATGGAGCCTGGATCGGCTCACCTCGCCGAGCAGACTGTTCGGCGCGAACGGATTACGCACCGGCCCGGACGGCCGGGTCTACGTGGCGCAGGTGACCGGCAGCCAGATCAGCGCGCTGGACGTCGCGACCGGCCAGCTGGAGACCATCAGCGCCAAGGGCGGCGAGATCATCGCCCCCGACGACGTGGCCTTCGGCCCGCAGGGCGACCTCTACGCCACCGAGGTCATGGACGGCCGGGTGAGCGTGCGCGGCGCCGACGGGACCACCCGGGTGCTGCGCGACGACCTCCCCAGCGTCAACGGCATCACCGTCCACCAGGGCCGGTTGTTCGTCAACGAGTGCCGGGTCGGCGGGCGCCTGATGGAGCTCGACCTCGCCGGCGGGGCGCCCCGCGTGCTGGTCGAGGAACTGGCGATGCCCAACGCCATGGAGGTCGGCCCCGACGGCCTCCTGTACTACCCGGTGATGGGGACGAACGACATCTGGCGGATCGACCCCGAGGGCGGCGAGCCGCAGCGGGTCGTCGGAGACCTCGGTGTCCCCGACTCGGTGAAGTTCGACCCCGAGGGCTTCATCGTCTCCACCCAGGTCGCCACCGGTGAGGTGCTGCGGATCAACCCGCGCAACGGCGAGCGCACCGTGCTGGCCACCCTCACCCCGGGCCTGGACAACTGCACCTTCGTCGGCGACCGGCTGTTCGTCTCGAACTTCACCGGGTCGATCACCGAGATCCTCGGCGGCGGGGCGACCCGCGAGACGCTGCCGGGCGGGCTGAACTGGCCGCTGGACCTCACCGTCGGCGAGGACGGCGACCTCTACATCGCCGACGGGACGTACTTCTACCGCCTGAGCCCCGGGGGCCGGCCGGAGACGCTCGGCATGCTGTTCAGCCCGGGCTACCCGGGCTTCGTCCGCGGGGTCACCGCCGTCGGCGCGGGCGAGTTCGTCGTCACCACCTCGGGCGGGCAGGTCACGCGCTACCGGCCGGCGAGCGCGGAGAGCGAGGTGCTCGCCGACGAGCTCGACCAGCTCTACGGCGTGGCGGTCGCCCCGGGCGGCGACATCGTCGCCGCCGAGTTCGGCAAGGGCCGGGTGCTGTCCATCCGCTCCGGTCGGGTGGAGGAGCTGGCGTCCGGCCTAAACGATCCGCTGGGCGTCGCGTTCGGCGCGGACGGCACGCTCTTCGTCTCCGAGTCGGGTGCCGGGCGGGTCGTCACGATCTCCGGTTTCCGCGTCGACACGGCGGTCGACGGCCTGGTGCAACCGCAGGGCATCCTCGTCCGCGGCGGCCAGCTCCTCATCGTCGACGCCGGCACGAAGCAGCTGATCAGCGTCGACCTCGGCACCGGGGCCCGGCAGACCATCGCCCGTGACCTTCCGGTGGGAGCCCCTCCCGGCGTGACGCCCAAGCCGCTGCGCGGGCTGCCGCCCTTCTCCGGGCCGCAGGGCCCGTTCGCGGGCATCGCCGCTGGGCCGGACGGCACGATCTACCTGTCCGCGGATGCCGAGGGCAGCGTGCTCGCCCTGCGGCGGGAAGCCTGA
- a CDS encoding cytochrome P450 encodes MQTVKDIEAIDFFRGDELVADPYPYFHALREQCPVHREPHHDVVMVTGYEEAVSVFHDSDRFSSCISVTGPFPGFPVPLDGLEGDEISELIERHRADLPMSDQLPTFDPPTHTDHRALLMRLITPKRLKENEEFIWRLADRLLDDYLASGEGEFIRGFAGPFALLVIADLLGVPEEDHEEFADRLQHRPAAEGGGVGSTGDHSMEHSPLQFLYDRFTTYIEARRRDPRDDVLTGLATATFPDGSTPEIIDVVRVAANLFSAGQETTVRLVSTAAKLIADNPGLQRLLRAERERIPNFIEETLRLESPVKGDFRLARVSTTVGGVDIPAGATVMVVNGAANRDPRRFADPDTLDVARPNARQHIAFGRGIHSCPGAPLARAEARAGIERLLDRTADIRISERVHGPAGARDYQYLPTFILRGLTHLQLEFTPAASDSR; translated from the coding sequence GTGCAGACGGTGAAGGACATCGAGGCGATCGACTTCTTCCGGGGTGACGAGCTCGTCGCGGACCCTTATCCCTATTTCCACGCGCTGCGGGAGCAGTGTCCGGTCCACCGCGAGCCGCACCACGACGTGGTGATGGTGACGGGCTACGAGGAAGCCGTCTCGGTGTTCCACGACTCCGACCGGTTCTCCTCGTGCATCTCGGTGACCGGGCCGTTCCCCGGGTTCCCGGTCCCGCTCGATGGCCTCGAGGGTGACGAGATCTCCGAGCTGATCGAGCGGCACCGCGCCGACCTGCCGATGAGCGACCAGCTGCCCACGTTCGACCCGCCGACGCACACCGATCACCGCGCGCTGCTGATGCGGCTGATCACGCCGAAGCGGCTCAAGGAGAACGAGGAGTTCATCTGGCGGCTCGCCGACCGCCTGCTGGACGACTACCTCGCCAGCGGCGAGGGCGAGTTCATCCGCGGCTTCGCCGGCCCCTTCGCCCTGCTCGTCATCGCCGACCTGCTCGGCGTGCCCGAGGAGGACCACGAGGAGTTCGCCGACCGGCTGCAGCACCGGCCGGCGGCTGAGGGCGGCGGCGTGGGCAGCACCGGCGACCACTCGATGGAGCACTCGCCGCTGCAGTTCCTCTACGACCGCTTCACGACCTACATCGAGGCCCGTCGCCGGGATCCCCGCGACGACGTCCTCACCGGGCTGGCCACCGCGACGTTCCCGGACGGCTCCACCCCCGAGATCATCGACGTCGTGCGGGTGGCCGCGAACCTGTTCTCCGCCGGCCAGGAGACCACCGTCCGGCTGGTCAGCACCGCGGCGAAGCTGATCGCCGACAATCCCGGCCTGCAGCGCCTGCTGCGCGCCGAGCGCGAACGGATCCCGAACTTCATCGAGGAGACGCTGCGGCTGGAGAGCCCGGTCAAGGGCGACTTCCGGCTGGCCCGGGTGTCGACCACGGTCGGTGGGGTCGACATCCCCGCCGGCGCCACGGTGATGGTCGTGAACGGGGCCGCGAACCGCGACCCCCGCCGCTTCGCCGACCCGGACACGCTCGACGTCGCCCGCCCCAACGCGCGTCAGCACATCGCGTTCGGGCGCGGCATCCACAGCTGCCCCGGCGCGCCACTGGCCCGGGCCGAGGCCCGGGCGGGAATCGAGCGGCTGCTCGACCGCACGGCCGACATCCGGATCTCCGAGCGCGTGCACGGTCCCGCGGGCGCCCGCGACTACCAGTACCTCCCGACGTTCATCCTGCGCGGTCTGACCCACCTGCAGCTCGAGTTCACGCCGGCGGCGTCCGACTCCCGGTAA